The following coding sequences lie in one Arabidopsis thaliana chromosome 3, partial sequence genomic window:
- the ICE1 gene encoding basic helix-loop-helix (bHLH) DNA-binding superfamily protein (INDUCER OF CBF EXPRESSION 1 (ICE1); CONTAINS InterPro DOMAIN/s: Helix-loop-helix DNA-binding domain (InterPro:IPR001092), Helix-loop-helix DNA-binding (InterPro:IPR011598); BEST Arabidopsis thaliana protein match is: basic helix-loop-helix (bHLH) DNA-binding superfamily protein (TAIR:AT1G12860.1); Has 35333 Blast hits to 34131 proteins in 2444 species: Archae - 798; Bacteria - 22429; Metazoa - 974; Fungi - 991; Plants - 531; Viruses - 0; Other Eukaryotes - 9610 (source: NCBI BLink).), protein MGLDGNNGGGVWLNGGGGEREENEEGSWGRNQEDGSSQFKPMLEGDWFSSNQPHPQDLQMLQNQPDFRYFGGFPFNPNDNLLLQHSIDSSSSCSPSQAFSLDPSQQNQFLSTNNNKGCLLNVPSSANPFDNAFEFGSESGFLNQIHAPISMGFGSLTQLGNRDLSSVPDFLSARSLLAPESNNNNTMLCGGFTAPLELEGFGSPANGGFVGNRAKVLKPLEVLASSGAQPTLFQKRAAMRQSSGSKMGNSESSGMRRFSDDGDMDETGIEVSGLNYESDEINESGKAAESVQIGGGGKGKKKGMPAKNLMAERRRRKKLNDRLYMLRSVVPKISKMDRASILGDAIDYLKELLQRINDLHNELESTPPGSLPPTSSSFHPLTPTPQTLSCRVKEELCPSSLPSPKGQQARVEVRLREGRAVNIHMFCGRRPGLLLATMKALDNLGLDVQQAVISCFNGFALDVFRAEQCQEGQEILPDQIKAVLFDTAGYAGMI, encoded by the exons ATGGGTCTTGACGGAAACAATGGTGGAGGGGTTTGGTTaaacggtggtggtggagaaagGGAAGAGAACGAGGAAGGTTCATGGGGAAGGAATCAAGAAGATGGTTCTTCTCAGTTTAAGCCTATGCTTGAAGGTGATTGGTTTAGTAGTAACCAACCACATCCACAAGATCTTCAGATGTTACAGAATCAGCCAGATTTCAGATACTTTGGTGGTTTTCCTTTTAACCCTAatgataatcttcttcttcaacactctattgattcttcttcttcttgttctcctTCTCAAGCTTTTAGTCTTGACCCTTCTCAGCAAAATCAGTTCTTGTCaactaacaacaacaaggGTTGTCTTCTCAATGTTCCTTCTTCTGCAAACCCTTTTGATAATGCTTTTGAGTTTGGCTCTGAATCTGGTTTTCTTAACCAAATCCATGCTCCTATTTCGATGGGGTTTGGTTCTTTGACACAATTGGGGAACAGGGATTTGAGTTCTGTTCCTGATTTCTTGTCTGCTCGGTCACTTCTTGCGCCGgaaagcaacaacaacaacacaatgtTGTGTGGTGGTTTCACAGCTCCGTTGGAGTTGGAAGGTTTTGGTAGTCCTGCTAATGGTGGTTTTGTTGGGAACAGAGCGAAAGTTCTGAAGCCTTTAGAGGTGTTAGCATCGTCTGGTGCACAGCCTACTCTGTTCCAGAAACGTGCAGCTATGCGTCAGAGCTCTGGAAGCAAAATGGGAAATTCGGAGAGTTCGGGAATGAGGAGGTTTAGTGATGATGGAGATATGGATGAGACTGGGATTGAGGTTTCTGGGTTGAACTATGAGTCTGATGAGATAAATGAGAGCGGTAAAGCGGCTGAGAGTGTTCAGattggaggaggaggaaaggGTAAGAAGAAAGGTATGCCTGCTAAGAATCTGATGGCTgagaggagaaggaggaagaagctTAATGATAGGCTTTATATGCTTAGATCAGTTGTCCCCAAGATCAGCAAA ATGGATAGAGCATCAATACTTGGAGATGCAATTGATTATCTGAAGGAACTTCTACAAAGGATCAATGATCTTCACAATGAACTTGAGTCAACTCCTCCTGGATCTTTGCCTCCAACTTCATCAAGCTTCCATCCGTTGACACCTACACCGCAAACTCTTTCTTGTCGTGTCAAGGAAGAGTTGTGTCCCTCTTCTTTACCAAGTCCTAAAGGCCAGCAAGCTAGA GTTGAGGTTAGATTAAGGGAAGGAAGAGCAGTGAACATTCATATGTTCTGTGGTCGTAGACCGGGTCTGTTGCTCGCtaccatgaaagctttggaTAATCTTGGATTGGATGTTCAGCAAGCTGTGATCAGCTGTTTTAATGGGTTTGCCTTGGATGTTTTCCGCGCTGAG CAATGCCAAGAAGGACAAGAGATACTGCCTGATCAAATCAAAGCAGTGCTTTTCGATACAGCAGGGTATGCTGGTATGATCTGA
- the ICE1 gene encoding basic helix-loop-helix (bHLH) DNA-binding superfamily protein — protein MGLDGNNGGGVWLNGGGGEREENEEGSWGRNQEDGSSQFKPMLEGDWFSSNQPHPQDLQMLQNQPDFRYFGGFPFNPNDNLLLQHSIDSSSSCSPSQAFSLDPSQQNQFLSTNNNKGCLLNVPSSANPFDNAFEFGSESGFLNQIHAPISMGFGSLTQLGNRDLSSVPDFLSARSLLAPESNNNNTMLCGGFTAPLELEGFGSPANGGFVGNRAKVLKPLEVLASSGAQPTLFQKRAAMRQSSGSKMGNSESSGMRRFSDDGDMDETGIEVSGLNYESDEINESGKAAESVQIGGGGKGKKKGMPAKNLMAERRRRKKLNDRLYMLRSVVPKISKMDRASILGDAIDYLKELLQRINDLHNELESTPPGSLPPTSSSFHPLTPTPQTLSCRVKEELCPSSLPSPKGQQARVEVRLREGRAVNIHMFCGRRPGLLLATMKALDNLGLDVQQAVISCFNGFALDVFRAEVIFYSQLKG, from the exons ATGGGTCTTGACGGAAACAATGGTGGAGGGGTTTGGTTaaacggtggtggtggagaaagGGAAGAGAACGAGGAAGGTTCATGGGGAAGGAATCAAGAAGATGGTTCTTCTCAGTTTAAGCCTATGCTTGAAGGTGATTGGTTTAGTAGTAACCAACCACATCCACAAGATCTTCAGATGTTACAGAATCAGCCAGATTTCAGATACTTTGGTGGTTTTCCTTTTAACCCTAatgataatcttcttcttcaacactctattgattcttcttcttcttgttctcctTCTCAAGCTTTTAGTCTTGACCCTTCTCAGCAAAATCAGTTCTTGTCaactaacaacaacaaggGTTGTCTTCTCAATGTTCCTTCTTCTGCAAACCCTTTTGATAATGCTTTTGAGTTTGGCTCTGAATCTGGTTTTCTTAACCAAATCCATGCTCCTATTTCGATGGGGTTTGGTTCTTTGACACAATTGGGGAACAGGGATTTGAGTTCTGTTCCTGATTTCTTGTCTGCTCGGTCACTTCTTGCGCCGgaaagcaacaacaacaacacaatgtTGTGTGGTGGTTTCACAGCTCCGTTGGAGTTGGAAGGTTTTGGTAGTCCTGCTAATGGTGGTTTTGTTGGGAACAGAGCGAAAGTTCTGAAGCCTTTAGAGGTGTTAGCATCGTCTGGTGCACAGCCTACTCTGTTCCAGAAACGTGCAGCTATGCGTCAGAGCTCTGGAAGCAAAATGGGAAATTCGGAGAGTTCGGGAATGAGGAGGTTTAGTGATGATGGAGATATGGATGAGACTGGGATTGAGGTTTCTGGGTTGAACTATGAGTCTGATGAGATAAATGAGAGCGGTAAAGCGGCTGAGAGTGTTCAGattggaggaggaggaaaggGTAAGAAGAAAGGTATGCCTGCTAAGAATCTGATGGCTgagaggagaaggaggaagaagctTAATGATAGGCTTTATATGCTTAGATCAGTTGTCCCCAAGATCAGCAAA ATGGATAGAGCATCAATACTTGGAGATGCAATTGATTATCTGAAGGAACTTCTACAAAGGATCAATGATCTTCACAATGAACTTGAGTCAACTCCTCCTGGATCTTTGCCTCCAACTTCATCAAGCTTCCATCCGTTGACACCTACACCGCAAACTCTTTCTTGTCGTGTCAAGGAAGAGTTGTGTCCCTCTTCTTTACCAAGTCCTAAAGGCCAGCAAGCTAGA GTTGAGGTTAGATTAAGGGAAGGAAGAGCAGTGAACATTCATATGTTCTGTGGTCGTAGACCGGGTCTGTTGCTCGCtaccatgaaagctttggaTAATCTTGGATTGGATGTTCAGCAAGCTGTGATCAGCTGTTTTAATGGGTTTGCCTTGGATGTTTTCCGCGCTGAGGTGATCTTCTACTCTCAGTTGAAAGGTTAA
- the ICE1 gene encoding basic helix-loop-helix (bHLH) DNA-binding superfamily protein: MGLDGNNGGGVWLNGGGGEREENEEGSWGRNQEDGSSQFKPMLEGDWFSSNQPHPQDLQMLQNQPDFRYFGGFPFNPNDNLLLQHSIDSSSSCSPSQAFSLDPSQQNQFLSTNNNKGCLLNVPSSANPFDNAFEFGSESGFLNQIHAPISMGFGSLTQLGNRDLSSVPDFLSARSLLAPESNNNNTMLCGGFTAPLELEGFGSPANGGFVGNRAKVLKPLEVLASSGAQPTLFQKRAAMRQSSGSKMGNSESSGMRRFSDDGDMDETGIEVSGLNYESDEINESGKAAESVQIGGGGKGKKKGMPAKNLMAERRRRKKLNDRLYMLRSVVPKISKVNTYFVSFISLRACLLVAVIENCCVVAL; encoded by the coding sequence ATGGGTCTTGACGGAAACAATGGTGGAGGGGTTTGGTTaaacggtggtggtggagaaagGGAAGAGAACGAGGAAGGTTCATGGGGAAGGAATCAAGAAGATGGTTCTTCTCAGTTTAAGCCTATGCTTGAAGGTGATTGGTTTAGTAGTAACCAACCACATCCACAAGATCTTCAGATGTTACAGAATCAGCCAGATTTCAGATACTTTGGTGGTTTTCCTTTTAACCCTAatgataatcttcttcttcaacactctattgattcttcttcttcttgttctcctTCTCAAGCTTTTAGTCTTGACCCTTCTCAGCAAAATCAGTTCTTGTCaactaacaacaacaaggGTTGTCTTCTCAATGTTCCTTCTTCTGCAAACCCTTTTGATAATGCTTTTGAGTTTGGCTCTGAATCTGGTTTTCTTAACCAAATCCATGCTCCTATTTCGATGGGGTTTGGTTCTTTGACACAATTGGGGAACAGGGATTTGAGTTCTGTTCCTGATTTCTTGTCTGCTCGGTCACTTCTTGCGCCGgaaagcaacaacaacaacacaatgtTGTGTGGTGGTTTCACAGCTCCGTTGGAGTTGGAAGGTTTTGGTAGTCCTGCTAATGGTGGTTTTGTTGGGAACAGAGCGAAAGTTCTGAAGCCTTTAGAGGTGTTAGCATCGTCTGGTGCACAGCCTACTCTGTTCCAGAAACGTGCAGCTATGCGTCAGAGCTCTGGAAGCAAAATGGGAAATTCGGAGAGTTCGGGAATGAGGAGGTTTAGTGATGATGGAGATATGGATGAGACTGGGATTGAGGTTTCTGGGTTGAACTATGAGTCTGATGAGATAAATGAGAGCGGTAAAGCGGCTGAGAGTGTTCAGattggaggaggaggaaaggGTAAGAAGAAAGGTATGCCTGCTAAGAATCTGATGGCTgagaggagaaggaggaagaagctTAATGATAGGCTTTATATGCTTAGATCAGTTGTCCCCAAGATCAGCAAAGTAAACACTTACTTTGTCTCTTTTATCTCCTTAAGAGCTTGTTTACTTGTTGCTGTTATAGAGAATTGTTGTGTTGTAGCTTTGTAG